From one Melioribacteraceae bacterium genomic stretch:
- a CDS encoding BMC domain-containing protein — protein MHLALGLIETKGLVGAIEAADAMCKAANVKLVSKEKVTGALIVIKIVGEVAAVKSAVDAGSAAAQRSGQLVSSHVIPRPDDQIESIVYEKDLEPVKKKEKATPKVEEVEIEDDELTLTDELDDEVEEIDIEEKDEIDETLTEEETDEPEDQFDFGVQEETGDIPAKSELQKLNVHELRKLARSFESFPIKGRDISKANRQELIDHFDSLR, from the coding sequence ATGCATCTCGCACTAGGATTAATTGAAACCAAAGGTTTGGTTGGTGCTATTGAAGCAGCAGACGCTATGTGTAAAGCTGCTAATGTAAAACTTGTGAGCAAAGAAAAAGTCACCGGCGCATTGATTGTTATTAAGATTGTCGGTGAGGTTGCCGCGGTCAAATCAGCCGTTGATGCCGGAAGCGCGGCAGCTCAAAGAAGTGGTCAACTTGTTTCTTCCCACGTTATTCCTAGACCCGATGATCAAATTGAATCAATAGTTTATGAAAAGGATTTAGAGCCTGTTAAAAAGAAAGAAAAAGCTACTCCAAAAGTTGAAGAAGTTGAAATAGAAGACGATGAATTAACTTTAACTGATGAATTAGATGATGAAGTTGAAGAAATTGATATTGAAGAAAAGGATGAGATTGACGAAACCTTAACGGAAGAAGAAACTGATGAACCAGAGGATCAATTTGATTTTGGTGTTCAAGAAGAGACGGGAGATATTCCTGCAAAATCTGAGTTGCAAAAGTTGAACGTTCACGAATTAAGAAAATTGGCCAGAAGTTTCGAATCTTTTCCAATTAAAGGAAGAGACATATCCAAAGCAAATCGACAGGAACTGATAGATCATTTTGATTCGTTGCGGTAA
- the eutM gene encoding ethanolamine utilization microcompartment protein EutM yields MTLDALGMIETKGLVGAVEAADAMVKAAKVELIGKETIGGGYVTVMVRGDVGAVKAATDAGAAAAQRVGELVSVHVIPRPHSDVELIIPKRSK; encoded by the coding sequence ATGACATTAGACGCACTAGGAATGATCGAGACCAAAGGATTAGTCGGAGCAGTTGAAGCTGCCGATGCCATGGTAAAAGCCGCAAAAGTTGAATTGATTGGAAAAGAAACAATCGGCGGCGGATATGTAACTGTTATGGTAAGAGGTGATGTAGGAGCAGTAAAAGCTGCTACAGATGCCGGCGCAGCAGCAGCTCAAAGAGTAGGAGAGTTGGTTTCTGTTCACGTCATTCCGCGCCCTCACTCTGATGTTGAACTTATTATACCGAAACGTTCAAAGTAA
- the ruvX gene encoding Holliday junction resolvase RuvX: protein MITKEERILAIDFGTKRIGLALTDPLKMFAIPFQTIPNDTKTLQFILNLIKEKNVVTVILGNPVSEDGNDTKLTSLIIKFKNELELKSGLQIEMFDERYSSTIASQRILETVSSKKKRRDKSLIDKNAAAVILEDYLNHTK from the coding sequence ATGATTACAAAAGAAGAAAGAATCCTTGCCATAGATTTTGGTACAAAAAGAATTGGATTAGCTTTAACCGATCCACTAAAAATGTTTGCAATCCCATTTCAGACAATTCCCAACGATACTAAAACCTTACAGTTCATATTGAATTTAATAAAAGAAAAAAATGTAGTTACAGTAATACTTGGCAATCCGGTAAGTGAAGACGGAAATGATACTAAACTCACATCATTGATAATTAAATTCAAGAATGAGCTTGAATTAAAATCCGGATTACAAATTGAAATGTTTGACGAACGTTATTCATCCACAATAGCATCACAAAGAATTTTGGAAACCGTATCATCAAAAAAGAAGCGTAGAGACAAGTCACTAATTGATAAAAACGCCGCTGCTGTAATCCTAGAAGATTATTTAAACCACACAAAATAA